Proteins encoded together in one Candidatus Xianfuyuplasma coldseepsis window:
- the pstC gene encoding phosphate ABC transporter permease subunit PstC yields the protein MHKIHELYTNMREKLRFNSRKERVDFIIHSMFLLATVVSASFIIIIVIFIAQEGMIPFVTDNDGLGAVNLWRFLTGFTWLKGTAFQSNLYAVGYIIINTLYVAFLSLLLAMPIGVLTALFIAKIAPKKIAEVLRTIVEMLAAIPSIVYGLFGAGLILPWIYEFAKIFGVQSKGGNSVLATVLVLSLMILPTITALSEVAIRSVRSDIEHGSLALGATKTQTNFKVVLTSAKSGIFASAILGVGRALGEATAVSLVAGNARSGPSFGLFETTSTLTSTMLQGLKETVGIDYDIRFSVGIVLMVVILLTNVTLNFVKKEVGNVDVK from the coding sequence ATGCATAAAATACATGAATTATACACAAATATGAGAGAGAAACTACGTTTCAACAGTCGGAAAGAACGGGTGGACTTCATTATCCACTCCATGTTCCTCCTGGCAACTGTTGTTTCCGCATCTTTTATCATTATAATTGTCATTTTTATCGCACAAGAAGGTATGATTCCTTTTGTGACCGATAATGATGGACTCGGGGCTGTAAATCTATGGCGTTTCCTTACTGGTTTTACCTGGTTGAAAGGAACCGCATTTCAATCTAATCTATATGCGGTAGGGTATATTATAATCAATACCCTATATGTAGCCTTTCTATCCCTATTATTGGCGATGCCTATTGGGGTATTAACCGCATTATTTATCGCCAAAATTGCGCCAAAAAAAATTGCTGAAGTACTTCGGACAATTGTTGAAATGCTCGCAGCCATTCCCTCAATTGTTTATGGATTGTTTGGTGCGGGATTAATTCTTCCTTGGATTTATGAGTTTGCCAAAATATTTGGCGTTCAATCCAAAGGAGGAAACTCCGTATTAGCAACGGTATTGGTTCTTTCACTAATGATTTTACCAACCATAACGGCCCTGTCGGAAGTGGCTATTCGTAGTGTGCGAAGCGATATCGAACACGGTAGTTTAGCCCTCGGAGCAACCAAAACACAAACGAACTTTAAAGTAGTACTAACCAGTGCGAAATCCGGAATTTTTGCATCAGCGATTTTAGGTGTTGGCCGAGCATTAGGAGAAGCAACTGCGGTAAGTTTAGTTGCTGGTAATGCTCGTAGTGGGCCGTCATTTGGCTTGTTTGAAACCACGAGCACCCTTACCTCAACGATGCTTCAAGGGTTAAAAGAAACCGTTGGAATCGATTATGATATTCGCTTTAGTGTCGGGATTGTCCTGATGGTTGTGATCTTGCTCACGAATGTAACCTTGAATTTCGTGAAGAAGGAAGTAGGTAATGTCGATGTCAAGTAA
- a CDS encoding TldD/PmbA family protein has protein sequence MLDKTVIKNVLQMALSTAGDFAEIFIEDKFSTSANMLSSKVEGVHNAKTSGIGIRIAKGYHRVYGYTNSFEEETLLQLASDLAQSFPGEPLGIEFELGEMKVATKHQAKINPKDVSIEDKVALLYRADKAARAYDEDIKQVNVRYLDYTQNVWIANTEGTYVNDTRTRTRLAIASIAANEKTKQTGYYGPGGTYGFEFYSDVINVEEAAEEASRIAKTMLYADECPSGKMPVVIDNGFGGVIFHEAVGHSLEATAVARGASVFTGKKGEVIANPLISAVDDGTIEHAWGSATFDDEGNYQQKRQLIKDGVLTSYMIDKLNAKRMNDECTNSGRRESYRFAPTSRMTNTFIENGSSTFDEIIAATEFGLYAKKLGGGSVNPATGDFNFSVNEGYMIRNGKIAEPVRGASLVGTGAEALKKVDMVGNNLLREQGMCGSESGSIPADVGQPTIRVSEITVGGRGGAI, from the coding sequence ATGTTAGATAAAACAGTCATTAAAAATGTATTACAAATGGCGTTATCAACCGCTGGCGATTTTGCAGAAATCTTTATTGAAGATAAATTTTCCACATCTGCGAATATGTTGTCCAGCAAAGTAGAAGGCGTACACAACGCCAAAACATCAGGAATTGGAATTCGTATTGCCAAAGGATATCACCGTGTATATGGGTATACTAATAGTTTTGAAGAAGAAACACTACTACAACTTGCCAGTGATTTAGCGCAATCGTTCCCAGGAGAACCCCTTGGAATTGAGTTTGAACTTGGTGAGATGAAAGTTGCTACCAAACATCAAGCGAAGATCAATCCGAAAGATGTCTCAATCGAAGACAAAGTAGCTTTACTCTATCGAGCCGATAAAGCGGCCCGTGCTTATGATGAAGACATTAAGCAAGTGAATGTACGGTATTTGGATTATACTCAAAATGTATGGATTGCGAATACCGAAGGGACTTATGTCAACGACACACGTACAAGAACTCGTTTGGCGATTGCATCCATTGCGGCAAATGAAAAAACCAAACAAACTGGGTATTATGGACCTGGTGGAACCTATGGATTTGAGTTCTATAGTGATGTCATCAATGTCGAAGAAGCAGCAGAAGAAGCTTCTCGTATCGCCAAAACGATGCTCTATGCAGATGAGTGTCCGAGTGGGAAAATGCCCGTTGTTATTGACAATGGATTTGGTGGCGTTATCTTCCATGAAGCTGTTGGCCATAGTTTAGAAGCTACCGCAGTTGCTCGTGGAGCAAGTGTCTTTACCGGTAAAAAAGGTGAAGTGATCGCCAATCCATTAATCTCTGCCGTTGATGATGGAACGATTGAACATGCATGGGGTAGTGCAACCTTTGATGATGAAGGAAACTACCAACAAAAACGTCAACTAATTAAAGACGGCGTCTTAACAAGCTATATGATTGATAAATTAAATGCCAAACGGATGAACGATGAATGTACTAACTCTGGTCGTCGTGAATCGTATCGTTTTGCACCGACATCACGAATGACAAATACCTTTATTGAAAACGGAAGCTCGACATTTGATGAGATCATCGCTGCAACCGAGTTTGGTTTATATGCGAAAAAACTCGGTGGAGGAAGTGTCAATCCCGCAACTGGTGACTTTAACTTCTCCGTTAACGAAGGATACATGATCCGTAACGGTAAAATCGCTGAACCAGTGCGTGGAGCATCCTTAGTAGGTACTGGCGCTGAAGCTCTTAAGAAAGTCGATATGGTTGGAAACAACTTACTTCGCGAACAAGGTATGTGTGGTAGTGAATCTGGAAGTATCCCGGCTGACGTTGGACAACCAACCATCCGTGTATCGGAAATCACGGTTGGTGGACGAGGAGGTGCCATCTAA
- a CDS encoding TldD/PmbA family protein, which produces MNFDKLFALAKQEGIEDVQVYYAAGTEFEIEVFNTTLEKYTIADTASLRVKGIYDGKMGTVSTEEINEDIFPFLVDSVVASAKAITSEDEVFIYEGDKEYKELDYLYNKSLDDVSAADKINDTLKLEELIKAQDKRISMVQAFYGDGANVVRIENSKGLKLRKEVNSAMLGAFIIATDGTDQRSVFEYKLSNDYADFNLEEMAKEGAEKAVALLGSSPVKSGTYEILLKNTASCSLLAPHVSMFSAESVQKDVSLLKGKVGEVIGSDLITLVDDPFMLKSSRSGAFDDEGVATRYKELIQDGKLTGFLHNLKTAKKDNTESTGNGFNAIRPTNFYFKAGELDYDDAVKSMKKGLIITALDGTHAGCSPISGDFSLQASGFLVEDGEIVRPVNLITIAGNYLTLLQDVTAVCSDLKFNYGFVGSPSLLIKSLQVSGE; this is translated from the coding sequence ATGAATTTTGACAAACTCTTTGCTCTCGCAAAACAAGAAGGCATCGAAGACGTACAAGTCTATTATGCCGCTGGAACGGAATTTGAAATTGAAGTATTTAATACGACTTTAGAGAAATACACCATCGCGGATACCGCTAGTTTACGAGTAAAAGGTATCTATGATGGTAAAATGGGTACTGTTAGTACCGAAGAAATTAATGAAGACATTTTCCCATTCTTAGTTGACAGTGTTGTTGCATCGGCAAAAGCAATCACTAGTGAAGATGAAGTGTTCATCTATGAAGGGGACAAGGAATACAAGGAACTGGATTACCTGTACAACAAATCACTAGACGATGTGTCTGCAGCCGATAAAATCAATGATACATTGAAATTGGAAGAACTAATTAAGGCACAAGACAAACGTATTTCCATGGTACAAGCATTCTATGGTGACGGTGCAAACGTGGTTCGCATCGAAAACTCGAAAGGGTTAAAACTTCGTAAAGAAGTAAACAGCGCCATGTTAGGTGCATTTATCATTGCTACTGATGGAACTGATCAACGCAGTGTCTTTGAATATAAACTCTCGAATGACTACGCTGATTTTAATCTCGAAGAAATGGCCAAAGAAGGTGCTGAAAAAGCAGTGGCACTTCTCGGAAGTTCTCCAGTTAAATCAGGAACTTATGAAATTTTATTAAAAAATACTGCAAGTTGTTCTCTTTTAGCACCACATGTCTCTATGTTCAGTGCTGAGAGCGTTCAAAAGGACGTCTCCTTATTAAAAGGAAAAGTAGGAGAAGTCATCGGTTCAGACTTAATTACATTAGTTGATGACCCATTCATGCTGAAATCCTCCAGATCGGGTGCGTTTGATGATGAAGGTGTCGCAACTAGATACAAAGAACTCATTCAAGATGGAAAACTTACTGGATTCCTGCACAATTTAAAAACAGCGAAAAAGGATAATACGGAATCGACGGGTAATGGATTCAATGCAATCCGTCCAACCAACTTCTATTTTAAAGCTGGTGAACTGGACTACGATGATGCTGTGAAATCGATGAAAAAAGGATTGATTATCACCGCACTCGATGGTACACATGCAGGATGTAGCCCGATTAGTGGTGACTTTAGCCTTCAAGCCTCTGGTTTCTTAGTGGAAGACGGTGAGATTGTGCGTCCAGTAAACCTTATCACCATCGCTGGTAATTACTTAACGTTGCTTCAAGATGTTACGGCTGTTTGCTCCGATTTAAAATTCAATTATGGATTCGTCGGAAGCCCCTCATTATTGATTAAATCACTACAAGTATCCGGTGAATAA
- a CDS encoding CTP synthase — protein MKKTKFIFVTGGVVSSLGKGILASSLGRLLKNRGFKVFMQKFDPYINVDPGTMSPYQHGEVFVTDDGAETDLDLGHYERFIDENLSQASNITTGRVYARVIEKERRGDYLGATIQVIPHITNEIKEQLYRAAQESDADIIITEIGGTVGDIESLPFLEAIRQARRDFGYKSTIFIHNTLVPYLEAAHESKTKPTQHSVKELRGLGISPDIIVLRTSRPATNAMREKIALFCDVQKEAVIEARDVDILYEVVLNLKEQNLDDLVVKHFRLDAPQPDLTEWRSLVDRIQHLNQTVKIALVGKYVSLQDAYLSVSEALKHAGFHHQANIDIKWINAGELVDNDPEELLGDCDGILVPGGFGPRAIEGKINAITYARENKVPYLGLCLGMQTATIEYARNVCKMEGANSTEMDAKTPYPVIDYLPEQYEGIDMGGTLRLGLYNCDIKEGTLAHKVYGKTKIKERHRHRYEFNNIYMKQLEECGLVFSGINPETGLAEIIEIPDHPFFIASQFHPEFLSRPQRSHPLFREFIGATINHKKAE, from the coding sequence ATGAAAAAAACGAAGTTTATATTTGTAACCGGTGGCGTGGTTTCAAGCCTAGGTAAGGGAATTTTGGCGTCGTCCTTGGGACGACTTCTTAAAAACCGTGGATTCAAAGTGTTCATGCAGAAATTTGATCCCTATATCAACGTTGATCCCGGTACAATGTCACCCTATCAACATGGGGAAGTATTTGTTACCGATGATGGCGCAGAAACCGACTTAGACTTAGGGCATTACGAACGTTTTATCGATGAAAACTTAAGTCAAGCAAGTAATATCACCACAGGGCGAGTATACGCTCGTGTCATCGAAAAAGAACGCCGTGGCGATTATTTAGGTGCTACCATCCAAGTCATTCCTCATATCACCAATGAAATCAAAGAACAACTCTACCGTGCTGCCCAAGAAAGCGATGCCGATATTATTATTACGGAAATTGGGGGAACGGTTGGAGATATTGAATCCTTACCGTTTTTAGAAGCGATTCGTCAAGCACGACGTGATTTCGGTTATAAAAGTACCATCTTTATCCACAATACCCTCGTACCCTACTTAGAAGCGGCTCACGAGTCCAAAACAAAACCAACTCAACATAGTGTCAAAGAACTGCGTGGACTAGGGATTTCCCCTGACATCATTGTCCTTCGAACTTCGCGTCCTGCAACGAATGCGATGCGTGAGAAAATCGCCTTGTTCTGTGATGTTCAAAAAGAAGCTGTTATCGAAGCCCGTGACGTGGATATTTTATATGAAGTGGTTTTAAATCTAAAAGAACAAAACCTCGATGACCTCGTTGTCAAACATTTCCGTTTAGATGCACCACAACCGGATCTAACGGAATGGCGATCATTAGTTGATCGTATCCAACACTTAAATCAGACTGTAAAAATTGCGTTGGTTGGAAAATACGTATCTCTACAAGATGCATACCTCAGTGTTAGTGAAGCTTTAAAACATGCGGGATTCCACCATCAGGCAAACATTGATATCAAATGGATTAATGCCGGTGAACTTGTTGATAACGATCCCGAAGAATTACTTGGTGATTGTGATGGTATTTTAGTTCCAGGTGGATTTGGCCCGCGTGCAATCGAAGGTAAAATTAACGCTATTACCTATGCAAGAGAAAATAAAGTACCGTATTTAGGTCTTTGTCTAGGAATGCAAACCGCTACGATTGAATATGCTCGTAATGTCTGCAAGATGGAAGGAGCAAACTCCACAGAAATGGATGCGAAAACCCCCTATCCTGTCATTGATTACTTACCCGAGCAATACGAAGGTATTGATATGGGTGGAACCTTGCGTTTAGGGCTATATAACTGCGATATCAAAGAAGGTACCTTAGCTCATAAGGTTTATGGTAAAACGAAAATTAAAGAACGTCATCGTCATCGTTATGAGTTCAACAATATTTATATGAAACAGCTAGAAGAATGTGGCTTGGTGTTCTCTGGAATCAACCCGGAAACAGGTCTTGCTGAGATTATTGAAATACCCGATCATCCATTCTTTATTGCATCGCAGTTCCACCCAGAATTCTTATCACGACCCCAACGGTCTCATCCGTTATTCCGAGAATTCATTGGAGCAACAATTAATCACAAAAAGGCAGAATAA
- a CDS encoding DUF1934 family protein: MHRVQVHFTITSSDASQTFETVGTLDDRVLEFVDPTDHTNRLIMSDTLSYHKIGETILNLKLDEDRLTTATYQVYEQTLQFTVHTKSLNLTTKYIDVEYELYQDENLVNTTHFTIEYQPLKEDHHD; this comes from the coding sequence ATGCACCGAGTACAAGTACATTTCACCATCACTTCATCCGACGCTTCACAAACTTTTGAGACAGTAGGAACACTTGATGATAGAGTACTGGAGTTTGTTGATCCTACCGATCATACAAACAGACTCATTATGAGTGACACCCTTTCCTATCATAAGATTGGAGAAACGATACTGAATCTTAAGCTTGATGAAGACCGTCTTACTACAGCTACGTACCAGGTTTACGAACAGACACTTCAATTTACCGTACATACGAAATCTCTGAATCTAACAACCAAATACATTGATGTAGAGTATGAACTCTACCAGGATGAGAACCTTGTCAATACCACCCATTTTACCATTGAGTATCAACCATTAAAGGAGGACCATCATGACTAA
- the pstB gene encoding phosphate ABC transporter ATP-binding protein PstB, whose amino-acid sequence MSEIVFSIKDLDLYYGNFQALKDIELSIEKNKVTALIGPSGCGKSTFLRCLNRMNDLIDVCRIEGNVNYHGEDVYDSHYDVINLRTKVGMVFQKPNPFPMTIYDNIAYGPRCQGIKDKRTLDTIVEDSLKKAALWDEVKDRLKESAMGMSGGQQQRLCIARAIAMEPEVILMDEPTSALDPIATLKIEELINDLKKNYTIIIVTHSMQQAARISDNTAFFLMGDLIEFDTTDKIFTQPKFKQTEDYITGRFG is encoded by the coding sequence ATGAGTGAAATTGTATTCTCTATTAAAGATTTAGACTTATATTATGGGAACTTTCAAGCATTGAAAGACATCGAGTTATCCATCGAAAAAAACAAGGTAACCGCATTAATCGGACCATCCGGATGTGGGAAAAGCACGTTCTTACGTTGTTTAAACCGAATGAACGACCTGATTGATGTTTGTCGAATAGAAGGGAATGTCAACTATCATGGGGAAGATGTCTATGATAGTCATTATGATGTTATTAATTTACGTACCAAAGTGGGGATGGTGTTCCAAAAACCGAATCCCTTCCCAATGACAATCTATGATAACATCGCCTACGGACCTCGATGCCAGGGTATTAAAGATAAAAGAACCCTGGATACTATCGTTGAAGATTCCCTAAAGAAAGCCGCTTTGTGGGATGAAGTCAAGGACCGCTTAAAAGAGAGTGCGATGGGTATGAGTGGTGGCCAACAACAACGGCTTTGTATTGCTCGTGCCATCGCAATGGAGCCAGAAGTCATCTTAATGGATGAACCCACCAGTGCCCTAGATCCAATCGCAACATTAAAAATTGAAGAGTTAATTAACGACTTGAAGAAGAACTACACCATCATTATCGTTACCCACTCAATGCAACAAGCTGCTCGAATTTCCGATAATACTGCATTTTTCTTAATGGGTGACTTGATTGAGTTTGATACCACTGATAAAATATTTACACAACCAAAATTTAAACAAACCGAAGATTACATCACCGGACGATTTGGATAG
- a CDS encoding sensor histidine kinase, with amino-acid sequence MNINREYLAIAVGYLLVILYIAFINNAVINIILVLILLFVHLQVYTQFKKRLSQEKDTSVNKLQSRLEKTKRLQEEMAERFFSLSQSFGSGLLLVDEDGIIQYVNTDMTNYFGEIELDQDYQKVHTVDELHEFINKAYLIEAPMRKQVRHQGRSYDLISTPIFEANIFKGALILAHDITALKHAEEYQKRFTADVSHELRTPLSAIKGFGEILSRDGISADEQAEFIQLIRKEADRMEILLKDLTEISKLDRVDYELEKEQVSIQSLIEETVGVLKPRIKEKQLQVHVDIEDVNLDIDKNRMKQVLLNIIKNALSYTDEGSITITGNKEENRYKIAISDTGIGIKEEDFDKIFKRFYRVDKARSRDTGGSGLGLSISKNAVMKHGGTIHVSSALDQGTTFTIYLPL; translated from the coding sequence ATGAACATAAATCGAGAATATCTTGCCATTGCAGTAGGATATCTTTTGGTTATTTTATACATTGCATTCATCAACAATGCAGTCATCAATATTATCTTAGTCTTAATCCTGTTATTTGTTCACTTACAAGTGTACACTCAATTTAAAAAACGATTATCTCAGGAAAAAGATACCTCCGTTAACAAACTACAAAGTCGTTTAGAAAAAACAAAACGACTACAAGAAGAAATGGCTGAACGCTTCTTCTCGCTATCACAATCATTTGGTAGTGGACTATTGCTTGTTGATGAAGATGGGATTATTCAGTATGTAAATACCGACATGACAAACTATTTTGGTGAGATTGAATTGGATCAAGATTACCAGAAAGTCCATACCGTTGATGAGCTACATGAGTTCATCAACAAAGCGTACTTAATTGAAGCACCGATGAGAAAACAAGTCCGTCATCAAGGGCGTTCATATGATTTAATCAGCACACCGATTTTTGAAGCAAACATCTTTAAAGGGGCACTGATTCTAGCTCATGATATTACCGCTTTAAAACATGCTGAAGAATATCAAAAACGCTTTACTGCGGATGTTTCCCACGAATTACGAACCCCCTTGTCAGCAATCAAAGGATTTGGTGAAATTTTAAGTCGTGATGGAATCTCAGCGGATGAACAAGCAGAGTTTATTCAACTAATCCGCAAAGAAGCCGACCGCATGGAAATCCTTCTAAAAGATCTTACGGAAATATCAAAGTTGGATCGCGTCGATTACGAACTAGAAAAAGAACAAGTATCAATCCAATCACTTATTGAAGAAACCGTAGGCGTTTTAAAACCACGAATCAAAGAAAAACAATTACAAGTACATGTAGATATTGAAGATGTCAATCTCGATATTGACAAAAATCGCATGAAACAAGTACTATTAAATATCATTAAGAACGCACTGAGTTATACCGATGAAGGTTCGATAACAATTACCGGAAACAAAGAGGAAAATCGTTATAAAATTGCAATTTCTGACACGGGAATTGGGATCAAAGAAGAAGACTTCGACAAAATATTCAAACGGTTCTATCGTGTTGATAAAGCACGTTCCCGTGATACTGGAGGTAGTGGATTGGGACTATCCATCTCAAAAAACGCCGTTATGAAACACGGAGGTACAATCCATGTGTCATCCGCCCTGGATCAAGGGACTACATTTACAATCTATTTGCCTCTATAA
- the pstA gene encoding phosphate ABC transporter permease PstA, producing MSSKRKRIDLIYQGITYAAASIAVIVLSMIFLFVFRNGSGLLNFGLIVNDYHAQFYNGGIEEVTEFSQTPKPSSLGDDVYYSENWGLGLIDGEDREGNAIIEVAYVAADSPLHKMYDKNENDYEDFGLKKGNIVTAIKFYDKNSTLPIYGAEFMINELDTETVFREIDYSNLGGGIRGSLVTTLYVIGLTLLFALPIGIFTAIYLNEFARKNRITDMLRSLIEVLTGVPSIIFGLMGLAVFVPLTVRYTSADSANLLSGSLTLAVILLPVIIRSTEESLKVVPDDFRSASLALGANRTQTTFKVVLPNALPGIMTATLLAIGRIIGESAALIFAIGTAVKDDISIFGKSTTLAVHIWSLMTDEPANIELASTIAIIILIIVLILNLTVKLVSRRFIKTYE from the coding sequence ATGTCAAGTAAACGTAAACGGATTGATTTGATCTATCAAGGAATTACCTATGCCGCAGCTAGTATCGCTGTAATTGTGCTGTCGATGATTTTTCTTTTTGTCTTTCGCAACGGTTCAGGATTGCTAAATTTCGGATTAATCGTCAATGATTATCATGCCCAGTTCTATAATGGTGGAATTGAGGAAGTTACGGAGTTTTCCCAAACCCCCAAACCATCCTCACTAGGCGATGATGTGTATTACTCCGAAAACTGGGGACTTGGTCTCATTGATGGAGAAGACCGTGAAGGAAACGCCATTATTGAAGTGGCATATGTTGCGGCAGATTCACCACTTCACAAGATGTATGACAAGAATGAAAATGATTATGAAGATTTTGGTTTAAAAAAAGGAAACATCGTTACTGCCATAAAGTTTTATGATAAAAATAGTACGCTTCCAATTTATGGAGCCGAGTTCATGATTAATGAACTAGACACTGAAACGGTATTTCGTGAAATTGATTATTCTAATCTCGGTGGCGGGATTCGCGGATCTCTTGTAACCACATTATATGTGATTGGTTTAACCCTGTTGTTTGCCTTACCAATCGGAATCTTTACGGCAATCTATTTAAATGAGTTTGCTCGGAAAAATCGAATCACAGATATGTTGCGAAGCTTAATCGAAGTATTAACAGGAGTACCTAGTATTATCTTTGGATTAATGGGATTAGCTGTATTTGTGCCACTAACGGTTAGATACACGTCTGCTGATAGCGCCAATTTACTCTCAGGTAGTTTAACGCTCGCAGTAATTCTTTTACCGGTAATTATTCGATCAACAGAAGAATCACTTAAAGTGGTACCAGATGATTTCCGTAGCGCATCCCTCGCATTAGGAGCCAACCGAACTCAAACCACTTTCAAAGTCGTATTACCAAATGCACTACCTGGTATTATGACAGCAACACTTCTCGCAATCGGTCGGATAATAGGAGAAAGTGCTGCTTTGATCTTTGCGATTGGTACAGCTGTCAAAGATGACATTTCAATATTTGGAAAATCAACAACATTAGCCGTTCATATCTGGTCGTTAATGACCGATGAACCAGCGAATATTGAACTTGCTAGTACGATTGCTATCATCATCTTAATCATTGTATTAATATTAAACTTAACGGTAAAACTTGTCTCAAGACGGTTTATCAAAACATATGAATAA
- the phoU gene encoding phosphate signaling complex protein PhoU: MTNRKHFVDELNDLNNKVILMGEQVYNSYVKLISVCKAKDMDLAQQIMEQDKLINELEVSINVDAYLLIAKQCPVASDLRRIITALKISNELERIADYTVNIAKYFVKTRNNDQQFLDRIVTLASFVMEMLEGIMEAFEREDVALALKVNDADEELDEEYETYVVDLMKIAKTASDEETEVAMRALLALKQIERAGDHVTNIAENIVYLVNGKRVELN, translated from the coding sequence ATGACCAATCGAAAGCATTTTGTCGATGAATTAAACGACTTAAACAACAAAGTCATTCTCATGGGCGAACAAGTATATAACAGTTATGTAAAACTGATTAGCGTGTGTAAAGCAAAAGACATGGATTTAGCACAACAAATCATGGAACAAGACAAACTAATCAACGAGTTAGAGGTATCGATTAATGTCGATGCGTATTTGCTAATCGCAAAACAATGTCCAGTTGCGAGTGATTTACGACGTATCATTACCGCACTAAAGATATCTAACGAATTAGAACGAATTGCCGACTACACTGTTAATATCGCGAAGTACTTTGTGAAAACAAGAAATAATGATCAACAATTTCTTGATCGTATCGTTACCCTCGCATCCTTTGTCATGGAAATGCTGGAAGGAATTATGGAGGCATTTGAGCGTGAAGATGTTGCACTAGCACTAAAAGTAAATGATGCGGATGAGGAACTCGATGAAGAATACGAAACATATGTAGTCGATCTGATGAAAATTGCAAAAACCGCTTCTGACGAAGAAACAGAGGTCGCCATGCGTGCACTTCTTGCCTTAAAACAAATCGAACGCGCTGGTGATCATGTCACCAATATCGCGGAGAATATCGTTTATTTAGTAAATGGTAAACGGGTAGAACTAAATTAG
- the rpoE gene encoding DNA-directed RNA polymerase subunit delta — MTKELSLMDAATMIMANEKKAFDVYDLFDRVAALLELSEDQQANLISKFYADLTTSAKFVYVGNNEWNLKSNEKIELWEKDGSFYKEYTVVELPEEYKVDPFAQTKKPKPKPAPAPKEEPEVVVEEVVIDVVEVPEEVVVQEETKPAIEPAVDPQIAIDSNEAEDDYEEEIFEDYDDFDEEKYNEYMDTYEDQYDD; from the coding sequence ATGACTAAAGAATTATCTCTTATGGACGCAGCAACAATGATTATGGCAAATGAGAAAAAAGCATTTGACGTCTATGATTTGTTTGATCGTGTCGCCGCACTATTAGAACTATCTGAAGACCAACAAGCGAATTTAATTTCGAAATTTTATGCGGATTTAACAACGTCCGCGAAGTTTGTGTATGTTGGAAATAACGAGTGGAACTTAAAATCCAATGAAAAGATTGAATTATGGGAAAAAGACGGATCATTCTACAAAGAGTACACCGTTGTTGAACTACCGGAAGAATACAAAGTAGATCCATTCGCGCAAACCAAAAAACCTAAACCAAAACCTGCTCCTGCACCGAAAGAAGAACCCGAAGTGGTCGTAGAAGAAGTGGTTATTGATGTTGTTGAAGTACCGGAAGAAGTTGTTGTTCAAGAGGAAACCAAACCAGCTATCGAACCAGCTGTTGATCCACAAATTGCTATCGATTCCAATGAAGCTGAAGACGATTATGAAGAAGAAATCTTCGAGGATTACGATGATTTCGATGAAGAAAAATACAACGAATACATGGATACCTACGAGGATCAATACGACGACTAA